The following coding sequences are from one Sesamum indicum cultivar Zhongzhi No. 13 linkage group LG11, S_indicum_v1.0, whole genome shotgun sequence window:
- the LOC105173314 gene encoding vesicle-associated protein 1-1 (The sequence of the model RefSeq protein was modified relative to this genomic sequence to represent the inferred CDS: added 47 bases not found in genome assembly), which produces MSTGDLLQIEPLELQFPFELKKQISCSMQLTNKSDNYVAFKVKTTNPKKYCVRPNTGVVMPRSTCDVIVTMQAQKEAPPDMQCRDKFLLQSVVVNPGTTAKDITPDMFNKDSGNQVDECKLRVAYVPPPQPPSPVREGSEEGSSPRASVSDNGTLNQASDFNMTSKSIFEPQESTPEVKALISKLTEEKRFAIQQNNKLQQELELLRRQGNKSQGGIPLMYVIIVGLIGILLGYLLKRI; this is translated from the exons ATGAG TCGAATTGAAGAAGCAGATCTCATGTTCAATGCAATTAACCAACAagtccgataattatgttGCATTCAAG GTGAAGACTACGAACCCGAAGAAGTATTGTGTGAGGCCAAACACAGGAGTCGTGATGCCTCGCTCCACTTGTGATGTCATAg TTACGATGCAAGCCCAAAAGGAGGCTCCACCAGATATGCAATGCAGGGACAAGTTTCTCCTCCAGAGCGTAGTTGTGAACCCTGGGACTACTGCAAAAGATATTACTCCTGATATG TTCAACAAAGATTCGGGAAATCAAGTGGATGAATGCAAATTGAGAGTTGCATATGTTCCACCCCCTCAACCACCTTCACCAGTGCGGGAAGGGTCAGAAGAAGGGTCGTCCCCTAGGGCCTCAGTATCAGACAATGGGACTTTGAATCAGGCTTCTGACTttaatatg AcgtcaaaatcaatttttgaacCGCAGGAAAGCACACCAGAG GTTAAGGCCCTGATCTCAAAGCTGACCGAGGAGAAACGTTTTGCTATTCAGCAAAATAACAAACTTCAGCAAGAATTG GAGCTGTTGAGACGTCAAGGTAACAAAAGCCAAGGTGGTATCCCACTCATGTATGTCATCATTGTTGGCTTAATTGGTATCCTGCTGGGTTATCTGTTGAAGAGAATATGA